In the genome of Paenarthrobacter ilicis, the window TGCAGGAAGACGAACACCACCCCTTCGGCCCGGAGGACATCCCGGTACTTCCGCTTCAGCGCGGAGCACGTGATGATGGCCGGGACGCCGGCGGCGGTGTGGTCCTTGATCCACCCCGCAATGATGTCCAACCACGGCCAGCGATCCTCGTCGGTAAGGGCCTGCCCTGCCTGCATTTTTGCCACGTTGGCTTCCGGGTGGAGGTCGTCGCCCTCCGCCAGATCCCAGCCGAGCTTGCCGGCAAGTACACCGGCCACCGTGGATTTTCCTGATCCGGACACGCCCATGATCACCAGTACGGGTTGTTGCGCAGTCTTCGCCATCAAAGTCTGCCTTCCTCGAATAAATATGATTTAACCGAGGTCAAGCATATGACACGGGTAACACCACGGCAATGTCAAAAGCCTGCGATGGTGCTCGGTCCGTTCACCGGGACAACATGGAAGGCTTCAGCACTGGCCCCCGCCGGCAGGCCACCGCGCTCTGCGTTGCGGCACATCAGTGTCCTGACCACGCGTTCCATGGCCTCAAGGTCGGGGTGCTGGCTGGCGTGGACCCTGATGGCTTCCAGCTTTGCATCAACATGGCAGGAAACATCCACAAAATGGTTTTCCCTGGCATCGGGACTGGTGATGAACCAGAGCCATGGCAGCTTGTAGGCCTCCAGGCCGGCCTCTGCCAGCTCCGGATACGCGAAAGGATTCTCGACGGCTGGATACACCGCGCGCGTCACAATTTCGCCCGCCGCAAGGTGGTCCGGGTGGCTCTTTTGCAAGCGGTCCCAGTTCCGCTCCGGGTGCATGGTGAGCACAATGTCCGGCCTGACCTCACGGATCAGCTTCACCACCTTCTTGATGACACTGTGTGACGGTTCAAGGTATCCGTCGCGCTCGTGCAGGTAGTGGATGTCATGGACACCCACCATGGCTGCCGCACGCTGTTGTTCGCCAGCGCGCAGTTCAGTGATCTTGTCCCGGTCCGCAGGATCGAAGCCCCCCGCGTCGCCGTCGGTCATGATGCAGTAGATCACCTGCACGCCGGCTGCAGTCCAGGCCGCGATGGTTCCCGCGGCGCCAAAGTCAATGTCATCGGGGTGGGCGGTAAAACAAAGCACCCGCTCGACGCGCTCCGTGGAGGCGTCGAACGGGCTCTTTGCTGACGCAGTGCCAGTACTCAAAAGGGTCAGGCCTTTCGCTTCTTGATTTCTGCCGTTGCCTGCGGGAGCACCGTGAAGAGGTCACCTACGATGCCATAGTCCGCAATTTCGAAGACCGGTGACTCTGCATCTTTGTTGATGGCAACAATCACCTTGGACGTCTGCATTCCGGCCTTTTGCTGGATCGCTCCGGAGATGCCGGCCGAGATGTAAAGCTGCGGTGACACGGTGACACCGGTCTGGCCTACCTGTGCGTCGTGGCCAATCCAGCCCGCGTCCGTCGCAGCACGGGATGCGCCAACAGCGGCACCCAAAGCGTCGGCAAGTTCTTCCAGCGGTCCAAAGTCACCGTCCACGCCACGGCCTCCGGCCACCACGATGCGCGCTTCGCTCAGGTCCGGCCTGCCGCTGACGGGCTTCTCCGCCCGTGCCGCGACGCGCGCCGAGACGGACAGGGCCTCGGCCGGGACCTCCACGGTGACGGCAGCAGGAGCAGCGGGCACCGAGGCTTCCTCCGGCTCAACGTTGTTGGCCTTGACGGAAAGAACGGTCACCGGCGTGGTGGCCTTTGCCTTGGTGGTGTACGAACCCGCCAGGACGGACTTGTGGGCCGTTCCATCGGCGTCAACACCCACCACATCGGTGATCACACCTGCAGAAAGCCGGATGCCCAGCCGGGCTGCGATTTCCTTGCCTTCGGGAGAGTTGTCCAGCAACACTGCCGTTGCGCCCGCGGCTGCTACGGCAGAGGCAATGAACGCGGCCTTCGGAGCCACCAGGTACTCATCCAGGGTGGTCAGCGACGGCCGGTAGATGGCCGTGGCGCCATAGGCACCCAAGGTTGCGGCGACGTCGTCGTTCAACTCGCCGGAAACCACGACGGCGGTCTCCCCCAGCGAGCGGGCGATCGTCAGGAGCTCAAGGCTGCTCTTCTTCAGGGCTGCCCCGGGGTTGTCAATGAAAACAAGTGCATTTGCCATGGTTGGGATCCCCTTAGAGCAGCTTCTGTGCGGCCAGGAAGTCGACCAGCTTGATGCCGGCATCTCCTTCGTCGGTAATGATGGTGCCTGCGGTCCGCGGCGGGCGCTCCTCGGCGGACTCCACCACGGTCCAGGAACCGGCCAGTCCCACCTGGGAAGCGTCAAGGCCTATGTCAGCAAGCGACAGGGAGACGATCTTCTTCTTCTTGGCGGCAAGGATGCCCTTGAAATTCGGGTACCTAGGCTCATTGATCTGGTCCGTGACCGACACAACGGCAGGCAACTGCGCCTCAATGGTTTCCGAGTAGTGTCCGGCGTCGCGGCGTGCAGTGACCTTGTTTCCCGAGACCTCCAAGGCGGAAGCGAAAGTCACCTGCGGGAGGGCCAACCGCTCGGCCAACTGGGCAGGAACCAGGGACGTCTCGCCGTCAGTGGACGCCATTCCGGTCACCACCAGGTCAACAGGACGGCCATCGGCGGAGATGTGCCGGATGGCTTCAGCCAAGGCCAGGGAAGTGGCAGCGGCGTCGGATCCCGCCAGGGCGTCATCACTGAGGTGAACACCGGAGGAAGCACCGATCTGAAGCGACTTCTTCACCGCGTTGACCGCACCGGACGGGCCCATGCTCAAGGCAATGACCTCGTTACCGGCCTTGGGACCGCCGCGCTCTTCCGTGAGCTGCAGCGCCGCTTCCAAAGCGTATTCGTCCAGTTCGGACAGGATGCTCTCATCGCGGTCGGTTGTGTTGTCAGGGCCCGTGATGTGCCGGTCAAACTGCGCGTCAGGGACGTGCTTGACCAGAACGACAATCTTCAATGTCTCTTCCACTGTCTTCGAAGCAGCCTTCCATGCTTGTGGACGGCCAACCGCAGCAGCGTGGCCGTGAATTGCCCAGCGCGTGGGCTCGTCCTAGCTAAGCATATTGCCTGCCAAAAACCACTCCCAGCGTTAAGCTCCGTTTCTGCGTCCCGCAGGGAAACGCACGACGACGGCCCGCACCCGCAGGTGCCGGCCGTCGTCGGACATCCATCCATGCGTAACCCTGGCGTGAGCCCCTACTGCTGGGCTGCGTCCAACGTAACCTCAACCTCTTGGGTCTGGCCGCCGCGGACAAGGGAAACCTTGACCTTGGCGCCCGCCGGCTGCTCCCGCACTGCGGCGGTCAACTGGTTGGGATCGCTGACGGTGTAGTCGCCGAACTTGGTGACAACATCGCCTGTTTTGATTCCGGCCTTGGCAGCAGCTGAGCCACTGGTCACCGAAGCGACCTCGGCTCCCACGGAGAACCCGGAGTCACTGCCCGTGGAGGACTTGGCCCGGACGGACACTCCGAACTGTCCGTGGCTGGCCTTGCCGGTATCGATGATCTCCTGGGCCACGCGCTTGGCGTGGTTGATGGGGATACTGAAGCCCACGCCGATGTTGCCGCTGGACGAATCCGACGTGCCGCTGCCGGCGGAGGCGATTGCCACGTTGACGCCGATGATCTCGCCCTTGTTGTTGACCAGGGCACCGCCCGAGTTGCCCGGGTTGATTGCGGCGTCGGTCTGGATCACATTGATGGCTATGGAGCCTTCATTGGCCGTGCTCTGGCTTTGGCTGCCGTTGGGGGGCGCGAACTGGAAGCCCTGGTCCCCACCCTGGGAGCTGTCGGTGCCCTCCTTGGGTGCTGCCGAGGACGCCACGCTGATGGTGCGGTTAAGGGTGGAGACAATTCCGTCCGTCACGGTGCCCGTGAGTCCCAACGGGGAGCCAATGGCGACGGCGGTGTCCCCCACGTTGATCTTGGACGAGTCACCCAGCGTGGCCGGAACCAGGCCGGAAGCGTTCTCCACCTTGATCACGGCGAGATCGGACAATGGATCCGTTCCCACCACCGTGGCCTTGAGGACCTTGCCATCGCTGGTCCTGACTTCAATTGCCGCGCTGGAAGTAGCACCATCCAGGGTGACCACGTGGGTGTTGGTGAGGATGTGGCCCTGGTCATCGAGGATGATTCCCGAGCCCGTGCCCCCTTCATTCCCGCTGGTCGCCTTGATGGTGACCACGCTGGGCGATGCCTTGGCCGCAGCAGCAGTGATGGCGTTGACGTCATCCTTGTTGTTCACAATGACGGTGCTGGACTGGTTTCCGCTGGCCGCCACCGGTGACGGGTTATCCCACAGCGCGTTGCTGCCGGCAACAACGCCGCCGCCAATCAAACCTGCCGCGAGCATGCTGGCAACAAGCGTCCCAACACCAAACGCCGGCTTCTTCTTTGTTGCAACCGACGACGGCTGGCCGGGGACATGTTGGCCGGAGACGTGCTGGCCGCCCGCTGCCTGCTGGTACAGGGGCTGGTTCGGGGTTGCAGCGAACTGGGACGCGTTCCCGTGCGGGGCTTCGCTGCCGTGCTGCGGATTGCTGTGCTGCGGATTATTGCCCTGCTGGGGTCCGTTGCCGGAGCCGTAGAACGGCTGGCGCTGAGGGTACGTGGGGCGCTGTCCGCCGTCATGTCCGGCGGCATTGGGATAGCCTTGCTGCGGCTGCTGCGCTGCGTAAGGCTGCTGCGCGGCGTAGGGCTGTTGCGCTGCGTGGGGCTGTTGCGCTGTAGGCGGCTGGAAGGCAGGAAGTGGGCTCGTGGCATGCGGGGCGGTGTTGGCCTCCGGAGCCTGGTGTGATTCGCTCGCCGGGTTCGCTTCAGCCTCATGGCCTGCGCCGTGGTCCGGCTGCGTCTGCCCTGACGGCCAGGCCGCGTGCTGCTGGGCGTTGTCGCTGCTGCCGGCCACCGACTGCGGCTCTGATGGCTCGCGGTTCTCGGGGGCCTTGCCCTGCTCTGGGTTCTCCGTCATGGGTCTTCCTTTCGTCCTCGTCTTCACTAACTATGTACCCCGTAACTGGAACAAACGATGACGTTCGCTGGGAGCTTCCTGAAAGATGCTACGTTCCATGCAGACCGGGCCAGAAAGGCCGAATAACGGACGGGGAGGGCATCTCTCTCCCATATTTCGCTGGTGGCATATTCGCGGCGGTGGACGGCCAATGGGGTGCACCATAGAATCAAGAGGAATTGCCACAGCGACCTGCGGCTTTACACCATGCGTGGGGGCGCTGAGCATCCTGTGACGATTGGTACGCCTTGTTCCAGTCGCAGACGTGCTGAAGGGTTGCACATGCGGTCAATAGTTAAACGCGTACTCGCTGTCATCGGCGTGGCTGGAGTGTTGGCCCTACCGGCCGGCGCAGCTTTTGCTGCCGATCCCGTGACGATTCCATCCGGGCAGAACATCGTCGACGACGCCAATGTCCTGGGTAGCCGCAAGGGCGAAGTTCAGGACGCCATTCAAAAGACACTCAAGGACCACAAGTACAACTTGTACGTCGTGACGGTGGACTCGTTCACCAATCCTTCTGACCCCAAGGCTTGGACCAAGGCTGTGGCCGACAACCGGGGCATGGGCAAGCCGGACGCCATTCTGGCGATCTCCACGGCCGGCCAGTACAACTTCGCCCTGAACTCCGGCAGCGGCATTTATTCCAAGCAATCCGCCATCGCACAGAATGCCGTGGTACCGAACCTGGCCGGAGGCAAGAAGGACTACGCCCAGGCAGCGATCGATACCGCTGCGGCCATCGGTGATGCCGCAGGCGGTGGCAGCGGCACCGTGCCCAGCGGCAACGCCGGTGCAGGCGTGCTGGTGGGAGTCGGTGTCGTCGCCGCTGGTGGCGCCGGAACATACCTGTACCTGCGAAACCGTCGCAAGAAGAACGGCAACCAGGCCGTCAGCGCCAGCTACGGACCCCAGGGCGAGCAGCTCGACCCCCTTGCCGGTTTGAGCATCCCCGAACTCCGCCAGAAGAGCGGTTCGCTGTTGATCGAAGCTGACGACGCCATCAAGTCCAGCGAACAGGAACTGGGGTTCGCCCAGGCCCAGTACGGCGACTCCGCCATTGGCAACTTCTCCAAGGCATTGGAAGAAGCAAAGGCCCACATGACGGAATCCTTCAAGCTTCAGCAGCAACTCGACGACCACCTTCCCGACACAGAGGAACAGCAGCGCACATGGCTCGGCGAGATCATTCGCCGATCCGAGGCCGCCCTGGCCTCACTCCGGGATCAGAAGGCCGACTTCGATTCCCTTCGCGAGTTGGAGAAGAACGCTCCCCAGGCCCTCGCCGCCGTGAACACCGGCGCGCGTGAGGCTGACTCACGGATTGCCAATGCCGAACAGTCACTGCAGGGCCTTCGGGAGAAGTACGCCGAATCAGCCCTCACCCAGGTGTCGGACAATATCCTTCAAGCGAAGGAACGGCTGGCCTTCGTCCAGAATGCTGCCAACGCGGCACAGGAAAAGCTGTCCGTCGGCGAGAACAGCCTCGCTGCGGTGGCTGTCCGTGCAGCGGAGGAGAGCCTTCACCAGACCAATGTCCTCATCGACGCCATCACCAAGACCGCTGGGAGCCTGGACGAAGCCCGCAATTCCCTTGAGGGGGCTGTCGCTGAGACCAGCCAGGACCTGGCCCAGGCCAGGGCCATGATCCAGTCCGGAGCGCACCCCGAGCTTGCCGGCCCCGTGGCCGGTGTCGAGTCGGCGCTGGCCCAAGTAAAGACGGAGATTCAGGGCGGCAAGATCGATCCGATCGCCACGCTCAGCCGTGTTGAGTCGGCCCACCAGGCCTTGGATCAGTCGCTTTCCGGCATCCGTGACCAGCAGGAACAGGCCCGACGTGCGCAGGCTTCGCTCCAGCAGACCATCATGGCTGCCCAGTCCCAGATCAGCGCGACGTCGGATTACATCACCGCGCGGCGCGGCGGCGTAGGTACTGAGGCCCGCACCCGTCTTGCCGAAGCACAACGCAACCTGGACTATTCGTTGTCCATCTCCCGCAATGACCCGGTGACTGCTTTGACCTACGCCCAGCAAGCACACCAGCTGGCCGCACAGGCGGCGCAACTCGCCCAGTCGGATGTGGACCAGTTCGGTCACGCTGACCAGGGCTACAGCCGCGGTGGCATGTTCGGCGGCGGCGGTGGTGGTGGAGGCCTGGGTGGCGCCATCCTGGGCGGCATCCTCATCAACTCGATCCTCAACGGAGGAAGCGGCGGATGGGGCGGCGGCCACAGCGACGGCGGCGGCGGAGGATTCTTCGGCGGCGACTCCGGAGGTGGCGACTTTGGTGGCGGCGGAGGCGGCGACTTCGGTGGCGGCGACTCCGGTAGCTTCTAGAGAGTTCAAGAAGACTAAGTGGGTCCAATCCCCCACATAGAAGCGGTACAACATCTGATCACTGACTTCAGTGGAACCACTGAGCAGGACGAAAGGCAACACCATGGTTAAGCAGTCCATTTTCGGCAGGATCTCGCAGCTCGCCAAGGCCAACATCAATGCGTTGCTGGACCAGGCCGAGGATCCGCAGAAGATGCTGGACCAGATGGTCCGCGACTACACGAACAACATTGCCGAGGCGGAGTCGGCAGTGGCGCAGACCATCGGCAACCTCCGTATGCTGCAGGCCGATTACAACGAGGACATCAAGAATGCGCAGGACTGGGGCAACAAGGCCCTGGCCGCCTCGCGCAAGGCAGACGAGTACCGTACCTCAGGAAATGCAGCTGACGCCCAGAAGTTCGACAACCTCGCGAAGGTCGCCATCCAGCGCCAGATGACTGCAGAGTCTGAAGCACGTACGGCAGAGCCCAGCATTGCTTCGCAGACCGAAGTTGTGGACAAGCTCAAGACCGGTCTTGACCAGATGAAGAACAAGCTGAACCAGCTCACCGCCAAGCGCAACGAACTGGTGGCACGCTCCAAGACCGCCGCCGCGCAGTCCCAGGTTCACGATGCCCTCAAGAGCATCGACATCATGGACCCCACCAGCGAGGTTGGACGCTTCGAAGAGAAGATCCGCCGCGAAGAAGCCAAGGTGCTTGGCCAGCAGGAACTTGCCAGCTCCAGCTTGGACGCACAGTTCAACCAGCTGGAAGACCTTGGAGAGCAGACCGAAATTGAGGCACGCTTGGCGGCTCTCAAGTCCGGTGGGTCCAAGCCTGCCATCGGCGCAGGGGCCCCGGCATCACAAGGTTCCACTATTGACGAAGCCGATTTCGACAAGCTCTAAGCTGTAACCAAGCACAGAGTCCCTCCAAGGGCCGGATCCTCTCCAGGGTCCGGCCCCTGGCGTTTAACCACCCGGAAGCTAACCCGTCTCCGGCGGTGAAGTCCTTCCGGGACTGGCATCGGTGGCTACCTCAGCACGGATCTCGAAACCTTTGGGGTGGAAGTACGTCACGGTGCATTCCAGCACCTCCCCATGGGGTCCCAGGGTGGTCCGCTCCAGCCGTGGCACCATGGCAAAGCCCCGGACATTCAGGGCATCCGCAAGATGATCCGGCGGTGCATGCATGGTCACGGTGATTTCCGCCCGGTGCAGCGGCTTCAGGGTCCTGTCCTGGATGACCTGGTAGATGGAGTTCCGCTCAGCATCCGCCAGGCTTATGTGGCGGCCTATGTGTGAAGGAATAAAGATTTCCGCTATGGCGTAGGGCCATCCGGCACTTGAGTAGGACCTCCGGATCACCAGCACGAGGTTGTCATCCGAGACCAGCTTGGACGGAACGGAGCCATCCTTCTCCATCCACTTGTACTCAATGAGGCCCTTGACCGTCTTCATGCCGGCTGCGGTGAACGTCTCCATGAAGGGTGCAAGCCGGTTGAGCATCTTCACGGGTCGCTGGGCCATCACGAAGGTTCCCTTGCCTTGCCTTCGCACCAACAGGCCCTTCACCACCAGCTTCTCGATGGCCTTGCGGACGGTGGTCCGACTGATCCCGAAATCGTCCATCAGGGACTCTTCCGTGGGGATGCGTGCTCCGGGATCCAACCGGCTGATCTGTTCAGTCAGGACGTCTGCCACCTGCTGATAGACCGCCACCGGGCTGTCCCGCTGCAAAATACGGCTACCGTTGCCCTGCACATAGTCGTCATTGACCAAGGAGGCCTTCCCTTTCATCCCGCACCCTGCAATTCGGAACCGATGCTAGCACCGGACGCACCACGGGCACCTTAAACAAAAGATCCGGACCAGTAATCTGGTCCGGATCTTTTCTCCAGTTGCGGGGACAGGATTTGAACCTGTGACCTCTGGGTTATGAGCCCAGCGAGCTACCGAACTGCTCCACCCCGCGTCGCAAGAACTACTCTACCCCACCCACCGGGGACGCAATGACCATATGGGGCCCAACGTGCCGCAGATCACGATTCCATCGGAGCGCCTCATCGAGGTGCCGAAGACGCTTAAACAAAAGATCCGGACCAGTAATCTGGTCCGGATCTTTTCTCCAGTTGCGGGGACAGGATTTGAACCTGTGACCTCTGGGTTATGAGCCCAGCGAGCTACCGAACTGCTCCACCCCGCGTCGCAAGAACAACATTACCGTCCGGTGAATGGCAGACCAAATCGAGACGACGTGATGTGCATCTCGCCAAAGGAAAAGGCCGGCATCCGCTCCCCTGGGAACGAATGCCGGCCTTCTATCTACTGCTGTTTGTCACTTACTCGGCGAGGGCGAAGGTGACGGCGTCGCGCTCGGAGAAGCTGACGGCGTCGCACTTGCGTCAGGAGTGCCACCCAAGCGGTTCTCCGCGTCCAGTGCCTTCTTCAAGGCGTCTGACAACTTGGTCTGCTGGGTGCCGTACCCTGCGAAGTCGCCCTTGGCCAAGGCGGCCTGACCATCCTGGATCGCCTTGTTGGCCTCGTCCAGTGCTGCCTTGAGGTCAGCCTTGGCGTCGGTCGGGCCCGTCGGCGGGGTGGTGGTGCCCGGCGGCGCAGTGGGTGTCTGGCCGTTGTTGGCAACATCGCCGGCTGCAGCGCCGGAGTCTCCACCGAACAACTGGTTCAATGCCTCATCCAGCGTTGGTGCAAACCCGATCTTGTCACCGAAAGCCACCAGCACACGCTGCAACGTGGGGTAGGACGTCTCACCGGTGGACTTCAGGTAGACGGGCTGCACATAGAGCAAGCCGCCGCCCACAGGGAGCGTGAGCAGGTTGCCGTTCAGCACATCCGAAGCGCCTTGTCGCAGAAGGTTAAGCGCCTGCGACACCGTGGGATCGGAGTTGAACTTGTTCTGGGCCTGTCCCGGACCAGGAACCTGCGTGTCCGTGGGCAACTGCAGGAGTCTCAGCTGTCCGTAACTGTCCGCTTTGACGCCCTTGACGTTGCCGGCATCGGAATCAGCTGCCAGGAATCCGTAGAGGATGTTCCTTGCGCTGCCGTTGACGGTTTGCGGGATGAAGGACGAGGTCAGCTGGAACGCCGGCTTGTCCTGGTCAGGCATCTGGAGCGACATGTAGAACGGGGGCTGCTTGACGGCCTCCGAGACCGTGGGATCGTTGGGAACGCTCCACGCATCGTTGTTCTGGTAGAAGCTGTCCGGATCCGTCACGTGGTACCGGCCCAGCAGTTCACGCTGCACCTTGAACAGGTCTTCCGGGTAACGGACGTGGCTCATCAAATCGCCGGACATCTCCGAGTACGGCTTAATGACCGTGGGGAAGACCTTCTGCCAGGCTTTCAGGATGGGATCCTGATCGTCCCAGGCGTAGAGGCTCACCGAACCGTCATAGGCATCCACTGTCGCCTTGACCGAGTTGCGGATGTAGTTCACGGAACTGTTCGGCAATGCGACGGTACGGCCCGCACTGGTCTGGGAATCCGCGGTGGCATTCTGCAACTGCTGCGGCTGCGAATACGGGAAGTACTGGCTGGTGGTGTAGCCATCCACGATCCACTTCACGCGACCGTCAACAACGGCCGGGTAGGCATTGCCGTCAACAGTCAGGTACGGGGCCAGCTTCTCCACACGTTCGCGGGGGTTGCGCTCATACAGAATCTGCGACTCGGCATTCACGCCATCGGACAGCAATAGGTCCGACGATTGGAACTTGATGGAGTAGAGGAGACGGTTCAGCCAGTTCCCGACGTTGGGCCCACCGTTGCCATTGAAGGTGTACTGTGTTTCGCCGCCACCTTCACGACCGGCGGGGCGGTCCTGTTCGCGGTTCGGCGCACCGTCCGGTGCTCCCACGATCGAGTACTCCGGGGAGTTTTCGCCGAAGTAGATCCGGGGCTCATACGTGGTGTCGTTGCCCAGAACGCCGTTCGAAGGAATTCCGGACTGCAGGAATTCCGGCTTTCCATCGGCAGTGAACTTGTTGCCCTTTGCTGCCACAACGCCGTAGCCGTGGGTGTAGACAATGTGCCTGTTGACCCACGTCTGCTGGTTGGCGCTCAGGCCGTCCGGGTTGAGTTCGCGGACTGCAATCACCGTGTCCTGGACCTTGCCGTCCACAACATAGCGGTCGACGTTCAGGGTCTGCGGGAACTGGTAATACGGCCGGAACTGCTCAAGCTGGGCAAAGGCCGACGAGATAAGGTTCGGGTCCAAGAGGCGGATGTTTGCCGTCGTCTGGGCATCGGCAGCCAAGGCACCAGTGGTAGCGGTGGTGGTGGCGTTGTAAGCCGAGACATCGATCTTGTCCAGGCCGTACGCCGCCCGCGTCATCTTGATGTTCCGGTCAATGAACTCCTTTTCCAAGGTGTTCTCAGACGGGCGGACCTGGAACTGCTGGATCACCCAGGGGTAAACGCCTCCGGCCAGGATCGCCGTGATGACCAGCATCGCGGTTCCGATGACCGGCAAGCGCCAGCGCCCGATCACTGCGGCAATGATGAAGAGAATCGCAACCAATGCCGCGGCCACCGCCAGAATGGCCTTGGTGGGAATCACTGCGTTGACGTCCGTGTAGAGCGCACCGGCCCAGCGGCCGGAGTTGCTTTGGACCGTTGTGTACCTGTCCAGCCAGAAGTTGATGCCAAGCAGCACCAGGAAAATGGCACCAGTGACGGCGATGTGGATCTGGGCGGCGCGGCTGGTGAAGATGCCGCGCTCCAGGAGCCTGATGCTGCCGTAGAGGTAGTGCGTGAGGATTCCGGCGACCCCGGCCACAACGGCAATGCTGATCAGGAACCCGGTGACGAACCCCAGGAACGGCAGCGACATCAGGTAGAAGCTGATGTCCAGGTTGAACAGAGGATCTGTCTGTCCAAACGGTTCCTGATTGAAGAAGAGCAAGGCCTTCTGCCACTGGCTGGCGGCCGCACTACCGGCGAACAGACCGAACAAGACGGGGAGTCCGATCATCACAACGCGGCGGACAGGCTCGAGTTGGGCCTGGTAGCGGTTCAGGTTGTCACGGGCCTCAGCGTCCGGGGCATAGACAGGACGGGACCTGTAAGCAATCCGGATGGCGAAGAAGACCGCTGCAAACATCATGGCGAAACCGATGAGGAACGTGATGATCCTGGCAAGGTTTTCGCGGAGATAAACTTCGAAGAATCCTAGCTGCTGGTACCAGAGCACGTCTGTCCAGACATTGGCGAAGAAAATGAACCCGACGACGACCACTGCCACGACAATGAGCGTTGGCGTCAGGGCACCTCGTCTCAGGGGTGATCTTCCGGGCGGGTTGGTGCTGGCGGGACGGGACAAGCTCGGTA includes:
- a CDS encoding UPF0182 family protein — its product is MSRPASTNPPGRSPLRRGALTPTLIVVAVVVVGFIFFANVWTDVLWYQQLGFFEVYLRENLARIITFLIGFAMMFAAVFFAIRIAYRSRPVYAPDAEARDNLNRYQAQLEPVRRVVMIGLPVLFGLFAGSAAASQWQKALLFFNQEPFGQTDPLFNLDISFYLMSLPFLGFVTGFLISIAVVAGVAGILTHYLYGSIRLLERGIFTSRAAQIHIAVTGAIFLVLLGINFWLDRYTTVQSNSGRWAGALYTDVNAVIPTKAILAVAAALVAILFIIAAVIGRWRLPVIGTAMLVITAILAGGVYPWVIQQFQVRPSENTLEKEFIDRNIKMTRAAYGLDKIDVSAYNATTTATTGALAADAQTTANIRLLDPNLISSAFAQLEQFRPYYQFPQTLNVDRYVVDGKVQDTVIAVRELNPDGLSANQQTWVNRHIVYTHGYGVVAAKGNKFTADGKPEFLQSGIPSNGVLGNDTTYEPRIYFGENSPEYSIVGAPDGAPNREQDRPAGREGGGETQYTFNGNGGPNVGNWLNRLLYSIKFQSSDLLLSDGVNAESQILYERNPRERVEKLAPYLTVDGNAYPAVVDGRVKWIVDGYTTSQYFPYSQPQQLQNATADSQTSAGRTVALPNSSVNYIRNSVKATVDAYDGSVSLYAWDDQDPILKAWQKVFPTVIKPYSEMSGDLMSHVRYPEDLFKVQRELLGRYHVTDPDSFYQNNDAWSVPNDPTVSEAVKQPPFYMSLQMPDQDKPAFQLTSSFIPQTVNGSARNILYGFLAADSDAGNVKGVKADSYGQLRLLQLPTDTQVPGPGQAQNKFNSDPTVSQALNLLRQGASDVLNGNLLTLPVGGGLLYVQPVYLKSTGETSYPTLQRVLVAFGDKIGFAPTLDEALNQLFGGDSGAAAGDVANNGQTPTAPPGTTTPPTGPTDAKADLKAALDEANKAIQDGQAALAKGDFAGYGTQQTKLSDALKKALDAENRLGGTPDASATPSASPSATPSPSPSPSK